In Anaerolineae bacterium, the sequence CTTCAGGAGGGGCAGCTTCGGAAAAGCTTGGCCTGAAACCCCTCCTTATGTCACCGTAGAGGGTAAACTGGGAGACTACGAGGGCCTCTCCTTTCACATCCAGAAGGGAAAGGTTAAACTTACCGGCTTCGTCGGGGAAAACTCTGAGGTT encodes:
- the dtd gene encoding D-aminoacyl-tRNA deacylase, with the protein product NLRVFPDEAGKFNLSLLDVKGEALVVSQFTLYGDIRRGFRPSFSEAAPPEEAEPLIEKFIQALKEEGVPVQSGIFGAMMLVEIHNDGPVTIILDRD